Below is a genomic region from Marinifilum sp. JC120.
CTTCCCGGCTTCAACAGCCGAGGAAGAGGTTCTAGAGAAAACCAAGTCCCGCGTCAACACCTTTTTCGATTATTGTTGATATCTGTTTCGAGTAATCCTCTTTAAAGCGTTTAAAGACTTCAGAATCCTCAAACCTGCTCAACTTTTCCTCAAGCTTCCACTGCTCTCTTGCCTTCTCGCTGCTTAACAAAAAGGCTTCACAATCCAGATCCGGCTGGTCATCTCTATAGCATGCGGGCACCATCTTAAAAGACGTTGCATTGTCCCACAAAGACTGTCCTTCCAAAAATGAATATTGCAACGAATTCCGGACGACTCGCTTTACTGCTAGATAATTCAGCCCCTGATCCGCTACAGCGCGTTCGTATTCATCAGTCAGTGTTGACCGCGCAATTCCCATATCATCGGAAGAAATCACCACAGGAACCTCTTCTTTCAAGTAAAAATTCAAAGGGTGATCTCTGCCCGAAACATTCAGTATTACGTCATTACTGCCCAACAAGACTTCAAGGGCCACGTCCTTCTGGCGCATCAATGCCAAAGTGTTCAAAGGCGCAGTCTCATAAGCAAGGCCAACGCCATGGCCTATCCTGCGGGCATGACCTTTGGTAACAGCCAGTTTAATATGATTCGCTAGGGCTTGAGGAGTCGTCAATGTAGGAGTCAGTTCTCCTGCATGCAACGCGATAGGCACATCGGGGTACTTTGAGTGAAAGAAATCCAGCATATCCATGTGCAGGGCATAGTCTCGCGCGGCAATAGGTCCATCTTCAGGACCGACCATATTAAGCCCAACAACATGCGGATCACGTCGGACAAGTTCAAATGACCAAGCCATCTGGGCAAAGACGTAGGCTGGCTCAGCACCTCTGAAAATCTGATTAATGTAACGGACTTTTACAGCACTGCCCGGACCATTCCCGACCAATTGCCTTTGCCTGCGCTCAGCCCGCCCAAGCTCCTTGCGAGCCGAATCCATATCTTTGAAGAGCCCAGCCTGTTTCAATCGAACAAAGCACTCGTCTGCTTTTCCATTCCAGCCAACCTCGGCAGCCCAGGGACTGACCCATTGGGGACCGTAAATAGACAGCATAACCTCAAGATACTGAACGTTATCCCGCTCCGCCTGCTTCACTGCATGGGCCAGCAACCTGCCTTTATCCCGTTTCGCCGCTCCAAATCTGCCGAACGTAGCAAAAAAGCGATCATGCCCCCACATACGATTATCGCGCATGCCTTCCCTGACAGAAAGAGCATCAACCGCCCTACCCCAGACATCAGGCTGCCTGTAAGCTTCCTTTGCTGCAACAGTACCGTTTACGCATGGCCCAGCCACGATGCTGCCGCTCAATTCATGTATGCACGCACCATCATCAGCCGCCCACTTCAAATAATTTTCAGCGTATGGAATGCCTGACAAATGAGTATGAAGCTCTGCCCCCTTAGGCATTTCAGCCAAAACCATACGCATGGCAACAGGATCGACCTGCTTGAGAAACATTGACCTCTCAGCGGTCTTGGGGACACAGGCAGAGACAATAAGGAGCATGATGATGGCTATTTTTTTCATAATCCATATTCTATATAATAAGCTCCTCTTCAAGGTAAATGGCATTTTTAACCTTTATCCTCTCTAATAGAATCCAAAAGGCACATTTCCTTTACCTCTCCAGCAAAAAAAAGGCCGCCCCAAGGGACGGCCTTTTTTTAATATACGATCAGATCCTAGTGAGCTGCGGGAGCGGAGCCGCCTTTGGGGTGGCAACCAGCGCAGGAAACGGGACCTTTATCTTCTTTGACGTGGCAGTCGCTGCAAAGCTTATGGTAAGCATTGCGCAGACCGGTCTTACCGGATTCGGGCTTAACTGCGTGGCATTCAGAGCACTTCTGGTCTTCGGAACTTTCGTCTTCAACGATCTTTCCGTCTTCCCAGACGTGGTGACATACAGCGCAATCATCGATACCGGCCATTTCATTATGCGCATCATGCGCAAACACGGCAGCAGGTCTTTCATGCTTGGGGAAAGCCGGGTCCAGCAGAGAGGTGATGTCCTCCTGACAGAACGCGGGAATCATATAGAGAAAGACACAGGCGGCAATGACCGCAATAGAGAATACTCTTTTCATCATTGTAATCTTCCTCCTACTCTTCCGGCTTTTCCATGAGATCATAGATAAGATCGCCGAAGAACTTAATGTCCATACCGAGCTCATAATAATGAACGAGGTCTTCAAGTCCGCCGTGGCAGTTATGACAAGGAGCGAGAATAGTATTCACGCCGGTTGCCTTGAGCTGCTCGGCTTTGATCTTGTTACCTTTCATACGGACGTTCTTGAACGGAGGACCGCAGTTAATGACACCGCCACCGGCAGCACAACAATAGTTATGCTCAAGGTTAGGAGTCATCTCAACAACGTTTTCACACAAAGCGTGAGCCAATTTGCGGGACTGTTCCATCAAACCGCGACCACGGATGATGTTACAGGGATCGTGCACAGTGATAGGCTCTTTGAACTTCTCACGCAGCTTGATCTTGCCAGCTTCGAAGAGCTCCCAGAAGAACTCAACGGAGTGGACAACTTCAATGGGGTACATTTCCCATGCGTCCCAGCGGTTACCCTGGTCGTAGATGGAGCGGAATGCGTGACCGCACTCACCCATTACGATGCGCTTGACCTTAAGGTCGAGAGCGGATTCGAAATGACGTTTCTTAAGACGACCCATCATTTCAAAGTCACCGGTAAACATACACATGTCGGAGTTATCCCAGCCCGGTTCAGTGGGCATGGTGAAGTCAACACCGGCTTCGTTGAAGATGTATGCAGCCTGATAGATCAGCTGGGTACGGAACTTGGGTTCCGGAGCGATAACGGAATAGTAAATATCCGCACCTTCTTTATCCAGCGGAATGCGCAGGTTGGGCATTTCATCGCGGGCTTCATCTTCCTGCCACTGCAAGGTATCCGGCCATTCGTCATCCTTGAGCCACATCTGGTTCATGGTTGCGGAATGGGAGTGCGCGGTATCCTGAATGTACTGAGGAGTTACACCGAGCTTGTGGCACATGCGGCGCACCATGCTCATGATGTAACCGGTATCAATACCGAGCGGACAGAAATGTACGCAGCGACGACAAAGGTTACACTCAGTGTAAGCCACCTGCGCCATTTCGTAGACTTCATCAGCAGTCAGTTTATAATTCTTACGAAGAATCTTGCCCAAAGTGTTGTGGACCTTACCAGCAGGTGAATAGCTGGGGTCCCCCTCATGGGACATATAGTAATGGCAGGCTTCGGAGCACATACCGCAACGCATGCAAGTTTCAGCATAAAGCTTGAGCTTGGCGCCGGCTTCTCCTTCAACAACCTGCTTAAGAGTATTTTCGATACGCTCAGGAGTCAGGCGGGAAACACCCCGATTGAGTCCTACGTCTTCGATTTTCCTGTCGAATGTCATTTTTCAGTACTCCTTGCGGGAATTGGTTACCAGTCCTTACAGCGACGAACGCCACCGAACTCGGATCCCATGTAGGCTCTGGTAAACAGGCCGAACAGCATGTGGCTCAAACGGGTGAAAGGAATGCTCATGAGCATAATTTCACCGCAAAGGATATGCAGAATAAGCATAACCTTGGCATTACCGATCTCGTGGTAAGAGAGAACACCGGTGAGGAAAACAAGGGCAGGAACTGCCAGTGCGATCCAGTCTTTACCGGTGGTCAGGTATGCTACATCTCTCTGTAAAAAACGGCGCGCGCCGAAATATACACAGCAGACGACAACCACGATAGACATGATGTCAGCAATAGTATCTGGGAGAGTAGGCCAGCTGATGCCGAAGAACTGATCCCAGAGAACCACATGTCCCAACAGGAACAGGGGTACAATAACAAGACAGATATGAAACACAAAGGTTACCATCGCAGTCCAGGGATTGCGCTGCCAACCGAGGGTTCCAGTAGGATTCATCCATGCCATAATGGAACGGAATCCCCACTTAAAGCTCATGTAGTGCAAGGACGAGCCGTCCTTGGCTTTTGCAAGCTGATACATGGAAACGATTCTGTATATGGAACCGAGAACAAACACGCCCCAGGCGAACCACGCCAGAGGACCGACAACAAATGCGTAAGCACTATTCATTTGTAATTCCTCCGGATTAGAATTCGTTTACATCGGCAACGATGCGGACATACTTTCCACCGTCAATGGCACGAATAAGAACTTTGGAGCTGTCGGGGCTGAATGCAGGTTCCCAACACTGATCAAAATCCTGTCCGTAAGCTTTACCATCAAGAACAACGGTGTAGCGGCCATTCTTTTCAACCTTGGCAGCAACTTTGCTGCTGTCAGGACTGAAAACAGGCTGCCAAGCCATTTCATAAACACCGGGCCAGACTTTACCATCACACAATACAGTGTAAGCTTTATCGTCTTTAGCGAGTGCTGCGGCGCGGTTTCCGTCGGGGCTAACAGCCAAATCAATAACCACGGGAGCGGTGATGGACCAAGGCTTTCCGTCCACAGCAACAGTAAAGCTGCCGAAGGTGGGGGCTACGATAGCCCAAAGCTTGAAACCGTCAGCACTGAACTGCTGATGCCAGCAGTTGGCCATGTTGTTCTTCCAAATCAATTCGCCGTCCTGAGCCATACCCCATTTTCCGCCCAGACGAACGGGAGCTACGAGAGCACCTGTTGCGGGGTTGAAACTGGGGGCCCAGACACACTGGAATTCGCGCTGCCAGATCTTGCCATCGACTGCGATGGTGTAATCATAGAGAGTCTTTCTTACCTGGCAGGCAACTTTTTCACACTTGGCGTCAAACACCGGAGTGTAGCAGTTCATGAAAACGTTATCCCAAGCAGTGCCGTTTACAGCTATTGTATAGATACCTTTCTGAAAGGTTTCGATGTCAGCCTGCGGCATTGACTTAACCTGAACAACAGCTGCGGTGGATTTACCGTCACTGCCTACGGTGAAGTTGTTTGCGTTTTCAAAAAAGTTTTCCCAGAGAACACCATCGACACCCATAGCGTATGTCATGTCCTGCTGTACTGCACAGACAATTGTACCATCGGGCCCGAAAGTTGTTTTCCAGATATAGCCGTACATTTCCGGCCAGTGCTTACCGTCAACCGCCAGAGTCCACTCACCCATCTGCTGGGCAATACCTGTGAATCTGCCGTCAGGCGCAAATTTGGGGTAGAAAATCCTGTCGTATGCTTCTTCCCAAATCTCACCGTTGACGCAAGCAGTGAATTCCAATTCGCCTTTATTAACAACAGCACCGACCTTTTCACCGTCGGGGCTGGCATGGAATTCTTCCACCCACTCAAATTTATCGGACCAGGCACCTGTGTCCTGGACCTCTCGCCTACCGGGATTCCAATCCCACGTGGACGCATCAGGCATCTCACGCCTCCTCATTCCGAAGATCCGGTCTATCCGCCAATATTCCGAATCAGCTCGGTTTTCAGGGTGCCACGCACCCTAGTTTTCTAACCAACAAAATAGTCCCGTCTTTGGTCGAAACAAACCTCGTCACACCAAGGCCGGCGACCCGCCCGACCTTATAACTGCAAGTTAATTGGCACATTTTGCAAAGTAGGACAATAGCATCCGGGGGGTTTGGGCGAGGATTTTTTTCAAAATAAAAAGGGTGGCAGCCCATTTACTGGACTACCACCCTCAACAAATATCAATACTTTTCAAGAAGATAGACAACTTTCATCCAACAAAAAACATTCTCTATCTAACGATCAGGTGAAGTTAACGATTTTTTTATTCCTACTTTAATAGTAGGACATATTACCTACCAAAGCAAGAGGTAAT
It encodes:
- a CDS encoding adenosine deaminase; this translates as MKKIAIIMLLIVSACVPKTAERSMFLKQVDPVAMRMVLAEMPKGAELHTHLSGIPYAENYLKWAADDGACIHELSGSIVAGPCVNGTVAAKEAYRQPDVWGRAVDALSVREGMRDNRMWGHDRFFATFGRFGAAKRDKGRLLAHAVKQAERDNVQYLEVMLSIYGPQWVSPWAAEVGWNGKADECFVRLKQAGLFKDMDSARKELGRAERRQRQLVGNGPGSAVKVRYINQIFRGAEPAYVFAQMAWSFELVRRDPHVVGLNMVGPEDGPIAARDYALHMDMLDFFHSKYPDVPIALHAGELTPTLTTPQALANHIKLAVTKGHARRIGHGVGLAYETAPLNTLALMRQKDVALEVLLGSNDVILNVSGRDHPLNFYLKEEVPVVISSDDMGIARSTLTDEYERAVADQGLNYLAVKRVVRNSLQYSFLEGQSLWDNATSFKMVPACYRDDQPDLDCEAFLLSSEKAREQWKLEEKLSRFEDSEVFKRFKEDYSKQISTIIEKGVDAGLGFL
- a CDS encoding nitrate reductase, whose product is MNSAYAFVVGPLAWFAWGVFVLGSIYRIVSMYQLAKAKDGSSLHYMSFKWGFRSIMAWMNPTGTLGWQRNPWTAMVTFVFHICLVIVPLFLLGHVVLWDQFFGISWPTLPDTIADIMSIVVVVCCVYFGARRFLQRDVAYLTTGKDWIALAVPALVFLTGVLSYHEIGNAKVMLILHILCGEIMLMSIPFTRLSHMLFGLFTRAYMGSEFGGVRRCKDW
- a CDS encoding (Fe-S)-binding protein, giving the protein MTFDRKIEDVGLNRGVSRLTPERIENTLKQVVEGEAGAKLKLYAETCMRCGMCSEACHYYMSHEGDPSYSPAGKVHNTLGKILRKNYKLTADEVYEMAQVAYTECNLCRRCVHFCPLGIDTGYIMSMVRRMCHKLGVTPQYIQDTAHSHSATMNQMWLKDDEWPDTLQWQEDEARDEMPNLRIPLDKEGADIYYSVIAPEPKFRTQLIYQAAYIFNEAGVDFTMPTEPGWDNSDMCMFTGDFEMMGRLKKRHFESALDLKVKRIVMGECGHAFRSIYDQGNRWDAWEMYPIEVVHSVEFFWELFEAGKIKLREKFKEPITVHDPCNIIRGRGLMEQSRKLAHALCENVVEMTPNLEHNYCCAAGGGVINCGPPFKNVRMKGNKIKAEQLKATGVNTILAPCHNCHGGLEDLVHYYELGMDIKFFGDLIYDLMEKPEE
- a CDS encoding WD40 repeat domain-containing protein, with amino-acid sequence MPDASTWDWNPGRREVQDTGAWSDKFEWVEEFHASPDGEKVGAVVNKGELEFTACVNGEIWEEAYDRIFYPKFAPDGRFTGIAQQMGEWTLAVDGKHWPEMYGYIWKTTFGPDGTIVCAVQQDMTYAMGVDGVLWENFFENANNFTVGSDGKSTAAVVQVKSMPQADIETFQKGIYTIAVNGTAWDNVFMNCYTPVFDAKCEKVACQVRKTLYDYTIAVDGKIWQREFQCVWAPSFNPATGALVAPVRLGGKWGMAQDGELIWKNNMANCWHQQFSADGFKLWAIVAPTFGSFTVAVDGKPWSITAPVVIDLAVSPDGNRAAALAKDDKAYTVLCDGKVWPGVYEMAWQPVFSPDSSKVAAKVEKNGRYTVVLDGKAYGQDFDQCWEPAFSPDSSKVLIRAIDGGKYVRIVADVNEF
- a CDS encoding acidic cytochrome c3, with amino-acid sequence MMKRVFSIAVIAACVFLYMIPAFCQEDITSLLDPAFPKHERPAAVFAHDAHNEMAGIDDCAVCHHVWEDGKIVEDESSEDQKCSECHAVKPESGKTGLRNAYHKLCSDCHVKEDKGPVSCAGCHPKGGSAPAAH